In Vicinamibacterales bacterium, the genomic window CCTGCGGCGCTGCCGATGAGCGGCGCTGCGCAGCCCCCGGACCTCCTCGAGCAGTGGCGCCAGCCTGGCGCCGCCGTGCCGCTCGGCGAACTCGCCGACGTCCGCGTCGTCACGGGACCGCCGATGATCAAGGACGAGAACGGCGTGCTGGTCGGGTACGTATTCGCCGACATCGATCAGACCCGGCGCGATCTCGGCGGCTGGGTGGACGATGCGAAGGCGCTCGTCGCTGCGGAGCTGACGCTGCCGGAAGGCTACCGGCTGCAGTGGACCGGGCAGTACGAGTTCCTCGCCGAGATGGAGGCCCGTCTGCGGTACATCATCCCGCTCACCCTCGCGCTCGTGATCGGGCTGCTCTACCTGTCGATGCGCGGATGGCCGCAGACGTTCCTGGTGCTCTCGAGCCTGCCGTTCGCCGTCGCCGGCAGCATCTGGCTGCTCGCGTTGATGGACTACAACCTGTCGACCGCGGTCTGGGTAGGGCTGATCGCCGTCGCGGGGGTGGCGGCGGAGACGGGCATCGTGATGGTGGTGTATCTCGACGAGGCGTTCACCCGCCACAAGGCGGAAGGAAGGATCCGGAGACCCGAGGACGTCGATGCCGCCGTCGTCGACGGCGCGAGCGCACGGGTGCGGCCGCTCGTCATGACGGTGGCGACGACCGTCCTCGGTCTGCTGCCGCTGCTGTGGGAGGCGGGTGTCGGTGCGGACGTCTCGGCACGGACGGCCGCTCCGGTCGTGGGCGGTCTCTGGTCGTGCATGCTGCTGACGCTGCTGGTCCTTCCTGCGGCGTATGCCATGTGGCGCCGCCATCAAGTAGGCGCCGCGCTCGCCGGATGACGCCGGTCACCGGGCTGCCCTGGCGTCTGCCGTCGAGCACGAAACTGTAAGGGAGCGACGAATTGTGACGGTCGGCCCCGGCGTGGGACGCAAATACACGCCGGTTCTCGCCGGGACCCTGATTTGCTCCGGCCAGACTCGATGCCTGGGTCCGCGGGCGCGCCCATCCTGATCGTCGAGGACGACCGCAACGCGCTGTCAGGGTACATCGAGTACCTGACGGACGCGGGCTACGAGGTCGTCGGCGTGCCCGATGGCTCCGCCGCGCTCCCGGTTGCGGCCACGCGCGGCGCGAGTGTCGTGGTCACCGACATTGCGCTGCCTGGAATGGACGGCTTCGACTTGACGGTCGCGCTGCGAGCGGCGCCCCTGACGCAAGACGTGCCGGTCATCGGATTGACCGCGAACTGGAGCCGCGAGACGCACGTTCGCGCCGCCGCCGTGCAGATGGTCGCGGTCCTGAGGAAGCCCTGTTTGCCATCGCACCTGGTGGCCGAGCTGGAGCGAGTTCTGGCGGGAGAGCGGCCGGAGCGATCGAGGGACGCGCGTCGGATATAGCTGAGCGAACGAGCCCCTGACTGCCGGTCATTCGATCCGCTGTTCGACCGTCCATCGGATCGACGTTTGACGTACACTCCCCCCGTGAGCTTACAGCCGCCATCGCCCCGATCCGACTGGGAGGCGTTCATCGACGTCCTCGACCTGGCAGGCCAGGCTGGAAACATCGCCGGCGTGACGCTTCCGGCGATTGCCGGGACCTCGGCCGGCAAGCGATTCGACGAGTTGACCAGCCTCGAAGTCAAGGAGCTGTCGCGCCTGGCGAGCTCGCAGGGGTGCCGCGGCGAAATCCTCGCCGTGATGTGGCGCGACCTGCAGTGGAAAGTGAAGCAGCAGAAGAAGCTGGATCAGAAGCGAAGCGGCGGCGCCCGGCGCAGCTTCGGCCGCTAGCCGGATCCCGGGTCGCGGGCAGGAGCCGTCAAGCCGCGTTCACTGGATACCTGCCGAAGAAGGCCGCCAGCGAGGCGGCGACCGGCTCGGGGCGCTGCATGTGCAGGAGGTGGCCGACGCCGGGGATCGTGCACTCCTCGACCTGCGCGAACCAGGCCCGGAGCTGCTGAGCCACGTCGATCCATAGCGGCTCGGTATTGCTGCCAATCACCGACAGCACCGGCTGGCGGATCGTCGCGGCCTGCTCCACGCCGAATGTCCAGGAGGTGAGCGCCGGCAGCTCGATGCCGAAGAAGGTGTCGGCATCCGCGAGGGCCTGCGACACGGCCCCTGGAATGCGATCGTCGAGCAGCGCCCGGCATGTTTTCCATTCGAGGCCGCTGACCGTGCTCATGAACGCCGCGAGCGCTGCCTCGTGCTCGCCGGCGGAATAAGCCGCGAAGGCGGGCCCGGCCTTCCCGAGAAAATCTGCGGCACCGGGTACCGATAGAAGCGACGGCTCGAGCAGCGCGAGGGTATGGACGAGCGCCGGACGCTCGGCCGCGAGCTGCAGCGCGACAGCGGCGCCGCTCGAGTGGCCAACGACGTGCGCGCAGCGCACGCCGAGATGATCGAGCAGCGCGGCGGCGTCCGCCGCATGGTCCGCGATGCCCACCGGTGGAGGCGTGTGGGTGCTGCCGGCCCAGCCGCGCTTGTGATACGTGATCAGCCGGTAGCGGTCGGCCAGCGCCCGCTCCGAGGCCAGCGGCAGAAAACCGTCCGCGACAACCGGGCTGATGAACAGCACCGGTTCGCCGGCCCCGGCTGCTTCGTATTCGAGTTCCACGCCGTTCACCTGCGCGCGCCGCATCGTGCGCCGTTGCATGCTCGTCCTCCTGGAATGCCGGATCGCCGGAATCGGCTCTCTGCTTATGAGGGCGTGACAAACGGTGTTACGGTGGGAACTTCGCTCGTCACCAAGGACGCCCCGGCGGCGCCGCTCGGATACACGCGACCTCGAGGATCGACATGCAAGAGGCGACTGACGCGGCGCTTTGCCAGGCGCGAGAGGCCGCGGCCCGCGGGGACTGGCCGGACGCCTACGAGCGGCTGAGCGCGGCGGACGCGAAGACGCCGCTGGCGGGACCCGACCTGGCGCTGCTTGCCGGCGTCGCGTATGCGGCAGGCCATCTCGACGCGACCATCGACGCCTGGGAGCGGGTCTACAGGGCCAGTCTGCAGGCCGGCGGCCGCCTCGAGGCGGCCGGTGCGGCGGTTCGTGTCGCCATGCACCTCCTGTTCGACACGGCTCTCCTGGCGCCGGTGCGCGGGTGGCTCGCGCGCGCCGAACGGCTCCTCGTCGATGTGCAGACCGACACGTCCGTTCACGCCTGGCTCGCGGTCGTCCGCAATTACGAACGTCTGTTCTCAGGTGACTTCGCCAGCGCACGAACGTGGGCGCGACGCGCGATCGCGGCGGGAGCGGAGCACGATCCCGCCGCGGCCGCGATCGGCCGGATCGCGGAGGCGCGCAGCCTGATTCTCCAGGGGGAAGTATCGCGAGGTCTCGCGCTGCTGAATGAAGCGGCCGTGGCGGCCGTCACCGGCGAGCTCGATCCGCTGTGGACGGGACTGGTCTACTGCGAGGTGGTCTGCGCGTTCCAGGCGCTCGGGCAGTACGACCTCGCCGAGGAGTGGACCAAGGAGATGGAGCGCTGGCGGCATGGCAAGCCCGTCGGGAGTCTCCACGGCCGCTGCCGCGTGCATCGTGCGGAAATCCTCCGGCTGCGCGGGCGGTGCGCCGACGCAGAGACGGAGATCCTGAAGGCCTGCGAGGAACTGCGTCCCTATCTGCGGCGCGAGTTCGGCTGGCCGCTGACCGAGCTGGGCCGCATCCGGTTCCGCAAGGGCGACATTCACGGCGCGGAGGATGCGTTTCTCGACGCTCACGAAGCGGGATGGGATCCGCAGCCCGGCCTCGCGCTGGTGTACCTGGCGCGCGGCGACGTCGCGCGTGCCGCCGCGTCCATTCGCGAAGCGCTCGGCGGACGTTCGACGATTCCCTCGAAGGAGTGGCCGCCGAACACGGAACTCCGCCGCGCGCCGCTGCTCGAGGCGCAAGTGGCGATCGAGATCGCGGCTGGGGATCTCGTCGCGGCGAAGTCGGCGGCGAACGAACTCGGCCAGGTCGCGGCACTCTTCCAGAGCAAGGCGCTTGCGGCGAGCGCGGCGCTCGCCGGCGCCCGCGTACGAATGGCGGGAGGGGACGCCGCCGGCGCCAGCACCGACTTCCAGGCCGCGGCACAGGCGTGGAGCGACATCGGCGCCCCGTACGAAACCGCCGGTGCCAGGATGGATCTCGGGCACTCGCTCCGGGCCCTCGGGAAGGAGGAGCGTGCGCTGCTCGAATTCCGTGCGGCTCGTGCCACGTTCGAACGCATCGGTGCGGCGCATGAGGCGGCCCGCGCCGCTCAGGCCTGCGCCGCCGCGGCCGAGCCGTCATCAGCGCCGCCGGCTGACGCGCACACCGCCGTCGTGCTTCGCGAAGGTGAGTACTGGTCGGTCGGGTTCGCGGGCCGCACCTCGCGCCTGCGCGACTCGAAGGGTCTCGGGTATCTTGCGCGCCTGGTCGCCAGCCCCGGAAGAGAGTTCCACGTGCTGGATCTCGTCGCCGCGCACACCGGGAGACCCGCGGGCAGCGACGCGGGGACCCGTTTTCTTCCCGACGCGGGTGATGCCGGCGAGCACCTCGATCGGCGCGCGGCGCAGGCCTATCGCCGCCGCCTCGCGGACATCGACGACGACCTCGCGGATGCGCGACAGACGGGCGACATCGAACGCGCGGCGCAGGCGGATGCGGAACGCGAATATCTCATTCGGGAACTGGCGCGTGCCGTGGGACTGGGCGGGCGCCATCGACGGGCGGGGTCCGCGTCCGAACGCGCCAGGAGCGCGGTGACGAGGGCGGTCCGCCAGGCCCTCGCCCGCATCCGCGAGCACCATTCCCCGCTGGGCGAGCATCTCGATCGCACGGTTCGGACCGGCACCCGCTGCGCGTATGAGCCGGCGTTTCGAGCGGCCATGGCCGGCGGATCGCCGCGACGTCCGCGGCGGTGAACGCCCAGTCCGTCGCGTCGTTTCGCCGAATCTCCGCCGGCGTCCACCTGCGGCGCATCAGCCCGCGGGGCGTGTGCGCCGGGTTGCGCATCATCAGATGCCCCAGTTCGTGCGCGACCACGCGACTGAGCAACACCGCGACGTCCGTCTCCGTCTCGGCCGCCAGCTCCGCGACGCAGTTGACGTACACGGTCGCCAGCACGCCGCCCGACTGGCGCACGACCAGGGCTTCACCGAGCGTGATCCGCGTGCCCGCGCAGCCGGTCGTGTCGCGCAGCAGCAGCACGAGTTCGGACGGCCCGATCGGCACGCCGCAGGTCGCGGGTGAATTCAGGCCCGTGCACTCGTGCCAGCGCACGTCCACCAGCGCGGCCAGCAGCACGGTCCCCGCGTCCGCGAGCGCCTGTTGCCGCAGCGAGGGAGCAAGGCCGGCGCTCTGATACACCCGAACCGTGAGGCCGATGCGGGGCACGGCGGCCGCGGCAAGCGAGGTCGGCCGCATCCCCGCGACCGCGCAGGCGAGGATGAAGCCGAGTGAACAGGTGGTGGCGTGGCGCATCGACACGGTGTGCAGGACCTCGAGCCGATGCGGACATCTAGCGGATCATTGCGCCGACGAGCCGATTCAGGGCCTGAACCTCCGGCAGGCTGACCTCCCTGAAGTCGACTGACGGGCCCGTCAGATCGGCGAACGCGATCGCCGCGCCGCTCTGGCTGGTGCAGAAGACCTGCTCGACGTCCTTCACTCGCACCGTCGCCGCGATGTTGCCGGTTGCCTTGGAGCGGAACCGCACCACGAATTCATAACCGGGGGACGGGCTCGCCTCCACGGTGCAGAAGTTCCCGAGACCGCTCACGTCCGCGGTGATGATGCCCTGCGGAAAACCAGCCACGCCAGACAGCAGGGTCGGAAGCCGGACGCCCGTCGCCGGATCCTCGACGCCCTCCCGATCGGTCGCGCCGAAGATGATCGCGTCGCGCCCGGGCCCGCCGATGAACACCTCGCTGCCGTCGCCCGGGGCCCACAGATTCACGTCGTCGCCCGGACCGCCGAACATGATGTCGCTGTTGGGCGGACCACCGGGGGCGGCTCCGCCGTCGGGCCCGCCGAGGATGATGTCGTCGCCCGGACCACCATCCATGACGTCGCTGCCGCTCAGTCCGAACATGACGTCGTTGCCGGACCCGCCGTCGAGGACGTCAGTACGGTTGAGCGACTGGTTCCCGGCCGCGCCCGCCTGAATCAGCGGGTTGGTCTGGTTGTCGTCGTCGAGGCCGATGAGGAGCTGCGGCCCCTTCCCGATGTCGAGCAGAGCCGCCTGCGTCGGGTGCCCGGAGATCAGGATGAATCCCGCCAACGCGGCCAGCGCACCGGCTGACAACGCAGAAAGACCGAAACGGTACCCGAATTTCAACTGACTCATTGTGGTGTTTTCTCCTCTGATGAACCGCCGCACATTGCTGTGACTGTCGCAGTCAGCGTGCGCGCATATCGATCCAACCGGAAGAGACCCGTGGATATTCCACGGCCGCCTGCCAGGCGCGAAACGTACGGATGCTGTGCGACTGATGTGGGTGGTCGGCGCTGCGAGGACGGCTCACACTGTCCACCATGACCGCAAGCGCTCGACGCGCAGCCGCCACGCGAAGGCAGACGAGACGGTTCGCACCGCTGCTGCTCCTTGCATTGCCGTTCGTCGTCGCGCTGGCGCCGGACCTCGCCGAGGCCACGCGCGCCATTCACGTCAGGGTGTCGCAGGTCCTGTCGGTCGTGACACCACGTTCGTAAACGCAGATTCGAAGAAGGCCCTCATGACTGCCATCACGCGTCGTCCGGTCGTCCTCGCAGCCGCCGCGCTGCTCGCCGTGTTCGCGTCGGGCGCCGCCGCGCAGGACGCGCCCGCGCTCCAGAATCCGCCGCCAAGTCAGCCCGGCGTGGCGAGTGGAGGAGACGATGGAGCGCTGGTGCGTGCGGAGCCGGATTTCCGCGTGCTGAATCTTCCGTCGACACTGCGGCTGCCGCGGCACGGGTCGAGCTTTCAGCTGACGCACCGCTTCAACGGCAACCTCCGCCAGGGCAGTCTCACGGAGAATTCGAGCAATCTCTTCGGGCTCGATCAGGGAGCGGCCGTCGGCTTCGAGTACCGGTTCGGTCTCGCCCGGCATCTGCAGGCAGCCGTCTATCGCACGGCGATCGACAAGACCTTTCAGTTCCACGGCAAGTACGACGCCGTGCGGCAGGGGCGTTCGATCCCGGTGTCGCTTTCGGTACTCGCCTCAGTCGAAGGGGCGGACAACTTCCAGGAGCGCTATGCCCCCGCAGTCGGAGTGGCGGTATCGCGCGTCGTCGCCGATCGGCTCGCCGTCTACGCGACACCCGTCTGGGTTCACAACACGGCCGCGAACCTCGCCATCGATCGCAACACCGTGTTCGTCGGCGTCGGCGGCCGCGTGCGGGTGGGGGCCAGGGTGTACCTCGTCGGCGAAGTGGCTCCGCGCGTCAGCGGATACCGGCCCGACAAGGCCGCCTACGGCTTCGCCATCGAGAAGCGCGCCGGCGGGCACCTCTTTCAACTCAACGTCAACAACGGCCAGGGAACCACGTTCGGACAACTCGCGCGTGGCGGATTCTCGGACAGTCTCTACCTCGGCTTCAATCTCGCCCGGAAATTCTTCTGAGCGACTCTCGAAAGGCAGCACACAGCATGACTCGGGTAACAGCACTCATCCTCGGTCTCAGCATTCTCGCGGTGGGATGCGGCAGCGACTCGTCGCCGGCCGGACCGTCACAGGGAACCACGACCACGTCCACCTTCACGGTGCCGCTCTCGCCCTCGAACGAGGTGCCGGCGATCGCCAATGCCGACGCGAGCGGCAGCGGCACGGTGGTGATCGCGCTCACCGTCACCAAAGACGGCGCGGGGACGATCACGTCGGCGTCCGCCAACTTCCAGATCAGCGTCGCCGGGTTTCCCGCGGCGACGCGCGTGACGGACGCGCACATCCACAGCGCGGCGGCGGGCAGCAACGGCAGCGCCATCATCAACGTCGGCCTGACGTCGGGTGAGCTGGCGATCACCAACGGCAGCGGCTCGATCAGCAAGAACGGGATCAACGTGCCGGCGGACCGGGCGGCGGCGATCCTGAACAACCGCGCGGGCTTCTACTTCAACGTTCACACGGGTCTCAACCCCGACGGCGCGATCCGCGGACAGCTGTCCGAGGGCGCGTTCGATCCGGGCACGACGATTCCCTACTGACACGGGCCGCGCATCCGGCGCGAGCACGACTACGGTGAGGCCGGCCGGGCGCGGACACGCGCCCGGCCCGCTTCAGGCGGACGAGATTCAACGCGTCTACCGGCGGCCGGCCGGGCGCGGCTCGATTCCGCGGGACGCCGATCTTCGCTGAGCCGCGAGAGGTTATCCGCCCGCCGCGGCGCCGATGTCGTCCAGCAGCGCGTCGATCGACGTTCGACGTCCTGCGGCGTACGACTTCGCCCACCGCGCGGGCCCGAGGCGCGCCCGCACCTCGCGTTCGGCTCGTTCACGCAGGTCCTGCACCGACGTGTCGACGACCGTCACACCGGTACGGTCCGTGACGGCGTCGCGCGCCCCCAGGATCCGGGCCGCCCACGCGTCGTCCCCCTTGAGCACCGCCGCGGCGGCGAGCGGCACGAGCGCGTAGACGAACGCGAATTTGTCGTGGAGCTCGCGGATGCGCGTGAGGCTCTCCCGAACCAGCCCGATCGCGGCATCCGCGTTTCCCCGCCGCACGGCGAGGATGGCGCGGGCGTAGAGCGCCCACGTGAGGAACCACGGGCCGGCCCGACGCAGCTCGCGGGTGGCTTCGTCGAGCCGCCGCTCCGCGTCCGATGTTTCCCCGGCGGCGAGGTCCAGCACCGCCATGCCGCTGAGCGCCGTTCCGATGCCGGCTGGAAATCCCAGCGTCCGGAATGCCGCCAGGCTGCTCGCAAACCGCTCGCGCGCGGCGCGGACGTTGCCGGCGGCGTGCTCGACGTGGCCGAACAGGTGCTCGGCGTGTGCGACCACGTCGATGCGATCGGTGTCGCGAGCGAGCACCATGATGCGATCGAGCCCGGCGCGGGCGCGCGCCAGCTCGCCCTGCGTGTACCACAGCACGGTTGCCGCCGCGAGCGCCTTGAGCTCCGCGGGAGGCTCCAGCGCAGGCAGGTGCAGAATCTCCTCGGACCAGCGAAGCCCCTCCGCGGCGTGCCCGCGAATCAGCCAGAAGTACTTCAGGCTCCACGCAATCTCGGCGGCCTCGTCGGCGCGGCGATGCTCGAGGAGCCACGTCAGGGCGCACCGGTAGCTCTCGAGATCTTCGCGCACCCGATCCAGCCACTGGATTTGCGCGGGACCGACCAGGCCTTCACGGGCCAGGACCGCTTCACCGGTGCAGTACCGGACCAGGCCCTCCACGGCGTCATCACGCTCGCCGGCCGCGGCCAGCTCCAGCGCGGCGTAGGCCCGCACCGTCTCGAGCATTTCGTACAGC contains:
- a CDS encoding response regulator, with translation MPGSAGAPILIVEDDRNALSGYIEYLTDAGYEVVGVPDGSAALPVAATRGASVVVTDIALPGMDGFDLTVALRAAPLTQDVPVIGLTANWSRETHVRAAAVQMVAVLRKPCLPSHLVAELERVLAGERPERSRDARRI
- a CDS encoding alpha/beta hydrolase; translation: MRRAQVNGVELEYEAAGAGEPVLFISPVVADGFLPLASERALADRYRLITYHKRGWAGSTHTPPPVGIADHAADAAALLDHLGVRCAHVVGHSSGAAVALQLAAERPALVHTLALLEPSLLSVPGAADFLGKAGPAFAAYSAGEHEAALAAFMSTVSGLEWKTCRALLDDRIPGAVSQALADADTFFGIELPALTSWTFGVEQAATIRQPVLSVIGSNTEPLWIDVAQQLRAWFAQVEECTIPGVGHLLHMQRPEPVAASLAAFFGRYPVNAA
- a CDS encoding DUF5777 family beta-barrel protein, which produces MTAITRRPVVLAAAALLAVFASGAAAQDAPALQNPPPSQPGVASGGDDGALVRAEPDFRVLNLPSTLRLPRHGSSFQLTHRFNGNLRQGSLTENSSNLFGLDQGAAVGFEYRFGLARHLQAAVYRTAIDKTFQFHGKYDAVRQGRSIPVSLSVLASVEGADNFQERYAPAVGVAVSRVVADRLAVYATPVWVHNTAANLAIDRNTVFVGVGGRVRVGARVYLVGEVAPRVSGYRPDKAAYGFAIEKRAGGHLFQLNVNNGQGTTFGQLARGGFSDSLYLGFNLARKFF
- a CDS encoding CHRD domain-containing protein — translated: MTRVTALILGLSILAVGCGSDSSPAGPSQGTTTTSTFTVPLSPSNEVPAIANADASGSGTVVIALTVTKDGAGTITSASANFQISVAGFPAATRVTDAHIHSAAAGSNGSAIINVGLTSGELAITNGSGSISKNGINVPADRAAAILNNRAGFYFNVHTGLNPDGAIRGQLSEGAFDPGTTIPY